A DNA window from Oceanibaculum indicum P24 contains the following coding sequences:
- a CDS encoding XdhC family protein — MQPAILKRLLEERAAKRPVALVTRIEGGQQAVVTPQEALGALELDAAPLAEIRRSLAEDRSGMIEGGYFVHVHNPPLRLILVGAVHIAQALAPMAAIAGYQVVIVDPRRAFATDERFPGITLDDRWPDEALEDLQPNRRTAVVTLTHDPKLDDPALMVALKSDAFYIGCLGSRKTHAKRLERLTEAGFGEADFQRIHGPLGLDIGAITPAEIAISALAEITQVLRRAPETEVKAA; from the coding sequence ATGCAGCCGGCAATCCTGAAACGCCTGCTGGAGGAGCGTGCGGCGAAACGCCCGGTGGCGCTGGTGACCCGCATCGAAGGTGGCCAGCAGGCCGTCGTGACGCCGCAAGAGGCGCTGGGCGCGCTGGAACTTGATGCGGCGCCGCTGGCCGAAATCCGCCGCAGCCTCGCCGAGGATCGCAGCGGCATGATCGAGGGCGGCTATTTCGTGCATGTGCACAACCCGCCGCTGCGCCTGATTCTGGTCGGTGCGGTGCATATCGCGCAGGCGCTGGCACCGATGGCGGCGATTGCCGGCTATCAGGTGGTGATCGTCGATCCGCGCCGTGCCTTCGCCACTGACGAACGTTTCCCCGGCATCACGCTGGATGACCGCTGGCCGGACGAGGCGCTGGAGGATCTGCAGCCGAACCGGCGCACCGCCGTGGTTACGCTGACCCACGACCCAAAGCTGGATGACCCGGCGCTGATGGTCGCGCTGAAGTCGGACGCCTTCTATATCGGTTGCCTTGGCAGTCGAAAGACCCACGCTAAGCGGTTGGAACGACTCACGGAAGCGGGATTCGGCGAGGCGGATTTCCAGCGTATCCACGGGCCGCTCGGCCTCGATATCGGCGCCATCACGCCGGCGGAAATCGCCATTTCCGCGCTGGCCGAGATCACCCAGGTGCTGCGCCGCGCGCCAGAGACTGAGGTGAAGGCCGCATGA
- a CDS encoding putative metalloprotease CJM1_0395 family protein: MVIAMIASLTGTISYTAPGATAPSGALSGVSTQDSAAPQSQTQAAGDQTSTTEAENQSTQSGNGRLIDLQTFSAASSSEEEETTDPSGLTEEERAQVDELKQIDRKVRAHEQAHAAAGGAYASSPSYEYENGPDGNRYAIGGEVSIDVSPVSGDPEATIQKMEIVKRAALAPAEPSPQDRAVAAQADQTRLKAQAELREQRAEEQQAGSEEGEGGGNPLTQQATQQAGRAAGAYAQTAQNIDTIISQINIAA, encoded by the coding sequence GTGGTGATCGCAATGATTGCGTCACTTACCGGTACGATCAGCTACACAGCGCCCGGCGCAACCGCGCCATCCGGGGCGCTTTCTGGCGTCTCAACGCAGGATTCAGCGGCGCCGCAATCGCAAACTCAGGCTGCTGGCGACCAGACGTCCACTACAGAAGCTGAAAATCAATCGACGCAGAGCGGCAATGGCCGGCTGATCGACCTGCAGACCTTCAGCGCCGCGAGCAGTTCCGAGGAAGAAGAGACCACCGATCCCTCCGGCCTGACGGAAGAGGAACGCGCGCAGGTCGATGAGCTGAAACAGATCGACCGCAAGGTGCGCGCGCATGAGCAGGCGCATGCCGCTGCCGGCGGCGCCTACGCAAGTTCTCCATCCTATGAGTACGAGAACGGCCCGGATGGCAACCGCTATGCTATCGGCGGCGAGGTTTCCATTGACGTTTCGCCGGTTTCCGGCGATCCCGAAGCCACCATCCAGAAGATGGAGATTGTGAAGCGCGCCGCCCTGGCGCCTGCCGAGCCATCGCCGCAGGACCGTGCCGTTGCCGCCCAGGCCGACCAGACCCGGCTGAAGGCCCAGGCGGAACTGCGCGAGCAGCGTGCCGAAGAGCAGCAGGCCGGCTCTGAGGAAGGCGAAGGGGGAGGCAATCCCCTGACGCAGCAAGCAACGCAGCAGGCCGGGCGCGCTGCCGGTGCATACGCCCAGACGGCGCAGAACATCGATACCATCATCTCGCAGATCAACATCGCCGCCTGA
- a CDS encoding ferritin family protein, with protein MSSENLHAPRERLSKETLTMHHAIVSVIEELEAVDWYRQRADDCEDESLKEILLHNMREEIEHACMGLEWLRRNNEHFAKYMDEFLYKKGDIDEH; from the coding sequence ATGTCGAGCGAAAACCTGCACGCCCCGCGCGAACGCCTCAGCAAGGAAACTCTGACGATGCATCATGCCATCGTCTCGGTCATCGAAGAGCTGGAAGCCGTGGACTGGTACCGGCAGCGCGCGGACGATTGCGAGGATGAGAGTCTGAAGGAAATCCTGCTGCACAATATGCGCGAAGAGATCGAGCATGCCTGCATGGGGCTGGAATGGCTGCGCCGCAATAATGAGCATTTCGCCAAGTACATGGACGAATTTCTCTACAAGAAGGGCGATATTGACGAGCATTGA
- a CDS encoding NTP transferase domain-containing protein, producing MIFGDTPLDEAEGAILAHSHRLPGKALKKGRVLTAEDIAALRAAGVPQVVTARLEQGDVPEDKAAARLAAVMAGDGTETTAPFTGRCNLIATADGLLTYDPAALDAVNLIDEALTVALLPPYEVVEKGQMIGTVKIIPFAAPEAALEQCESLAGKVRVAAFRPVRAGLVQTALPATKPSVLDNTARITAARLERMGAGLGEELRCAHDTAATAAAIRQQIDAGYDLVLLFGASAVVDRRDVLPAAIVEAGGTVDHFGMPVDPGNLLLLGHIGDTPVIGMPGCARSPKLNGFDWVLQRLVAGLPVTRTDIMRMGVGGLLKEIASRPLPREDGHKMTTAPRKAPRIAVLILAAGQSRRMGAQNKLLAEIDGKPMATRVVEIVRASKAGPITIVTGHEADRVKAALPGDLAFVHNPEYAAGLSTSLKAGISALPADIDGVLVCLGDMPRISPAMIDRLIAAFDPVEGREICVPTHKGKRGNPVLWGKRFLPEMAALAGDVGAKHLIGAHADLVVEVEMEEDGVLIDIDTPDALTRYQAS from the coding sequence ATGATCTTCGGCGACACGCCGCTGGATGAGGCCGAGGGCGCGATCCTGGCGCACAGCCACCGGCTGCCCGGCAAGGCGCTGAAGAAGGGCCGTGTGCTGACGGCGGAGGATATCGCCGCACTGCGCGCGGCCGGTGTGCCGCAGGTCGTCACTGCGCGGCTGGAACAGGGCGATGTGCCGGAAGACAAGGCGGCCGCCCGCCTCGCCGCTGTGATGGCGGGCGATGGAACGGAGACGACCGCCCCCTTCACCGGGCGCTGCAACCTCATTGCTACCGCGGACGGCCTGCTGACCTACGATCCGGCCGCACTGGACGCGGTGAACCTGATCGATGAGGCGCTGACGGTCGCCCTGCTGCCACCTTATGAGGTGGTGGAAAAAGGCCAGATGATCGGTACGGTGAAGATCATCCCCTTCGCCGCCCCCGAAGCGGCACTTGAACAGTGTGAATCACTGGCCGGCAAGGTGCGTGTCGCGGCGTTCCGGCCGGTGCGTGCCGGGCTGGTGCAGACCGCCCTGCCGGCCACCAAACCGAGCGTGCTGGACAATACCGCCCGCATCACAGCGGCCCGGCTGGAACGCATGGGCGCCGGGCTGGGGGAAGAGCTGCGCTGCGCCCATGACACGGCAGCGACCGCCGCCGCGATCCGCCAGCAGATCGATGCCGGTTACGATCTTGTGCTGCTGTTCGGCGCCTCCGCTGTGGTGGACCGGCGCGATGTGCTGCCGGCCGCCATTGTGGAGGCCGGCGGTACGGTCGATCATTTCGGCATGCCGGTCGATCCCGGCAATCTGCTGCTGCTGGGCCATATCGGCGATACGCCGGTCATCGGCATGCCGGGCTGCGCGCGCTCGCCGAAGCTGAATGGATTCGACTGGGTGCTGCAACGGCTTGTCGCCGGACTGCCGGTGACACGCACCGATATCATGCGCATGGGCGTTGGTGGCCTGCTAAAGGAGATCGCCAGCCGGCCGCTGCCGCGTGAGGATGGGCACAAGATGACTACCGCACCCCGCAAGGCCCCGCGCATTGCCGTGCTGATCCTCGCCGCCGGTCAGTCGCGCCGCATGGGGGCACAGAACAAGCTGCTGGCGGAGATCGACGGTAAGCCGATGGCCACACGGGTGGTGGAGATCGTCCGGGCCTCGAAGGCCGGCCCCATAACCATCGTCACCGGGCATGAGGCCGACCGGGTGAAGGCAGCCCTGCCCGGCGATCTCGCTTTCGTGCACAATCCGGAATATGCGGCGGGGCTCAGCACCTCGCTGAAGGCTGGTATCTCTGCCCTGCCCGCCGATATCGACGGTGTGCTGGTCTGTCTTGGTGACATGCCGCGCATCTCGCCTGCGATGATCGACCGGCTGATTGCCGCTTTCGATCCGGTCGAGGGCCGCGAGATCTGCGTGCCGACCCATAAGGGCAAGCGCGGCAACCCGGTGCTGTGGGGCAAGCGCTTCCTGCCGGAAATGGCGGCGCTGGCCGGCGATGTCGGTGCGAAACACCTGATCGGCGCGCATGCCGATCTGGTGGTCGAGGTCGAAATGGAAGAAGATGGCGTGCTGATCGATATCGACACGCCGGACGCGTTGACGCGTTATCAGGCCAGCTAA
- a CDS encoding flagellar basal body rod C-terminal domain-containing protein: protein MSFIDGIGSALSGAAAATNRFNVSANNVANIQSRGVAPEETNRPQDSTAQPDETQGFQPLRAIDQSQEGGGVQSTTRPISPSSIPVLQESAPEEQGETQTGGQQQQTGETGQEGVSFLPNVDPANEVVQQITSQRQFEANLRTVQTGLQLNQSLLDINS, encoded by the coding sequence ATGAGCTTTATCGACGGTATCGGATCGGCACTCTCAGGCGCTGCGGCGGCGACCAACCGCTTCAATGTCAGCGCCAACAATGTTGCCAATATTCAGAGCCGCGGCGTGGCACCGGAAGAGACGAACCGGCCGCAGGACAGCACCGCTCAGCCTGATGAAACCCAGGGCTTCCAGCCGCTCCGCGCCATCGACCAGAGCCAGGAAGGTGGGGGCGTCCAGTCCACCACCCGGCCAATTTCGCCGTCGTCGATCCCGGTCCTGCAGGAAAGCGCGCCGGAAGAGCAGGGTGAAACCCAGACCGGTGGCCAGCAGCAGCAGACCGGTGAGACAGGTCAGGAGGGCGTGAGCTTCCTGCCGAACGTCGATCCGGCAAATGAAGTGGTGCAGCAGATCACCAGCCAGCGCCAGTTCGAGGCCAATCTGCGCACCGTGCAGACCGGCCTGCAGCTGAACCAGTCGCTGCTCGACATCAACAGCTGA
- a CDS encoding thiamine pyrophosphate-binding protein, whose protein sequence is MTASDSNPAGNWPEQIFAVLKRAEIRQVGYVPDAGHSRLIKLCQADPDMHTVSLTTEEEGIALAAGAWLGGQRAALLMQSSGVGNCVNMLSLAKSCRFPLLTLVTMRGEWAEFNPWQLPMSQATPQSFEMMGGLVYRADTPEEVAETVEAAADIAFNGDSVAAVLLGQRLIGRKQWVKK, encoded by the coding sequence ATGACAGCTTCCGACAGCAACCCGGCAGGCAACTGGCCGGAGCAGATATTCGCGGTGCTGAAACGCGCCGAAATTCGTCAGGTCGGCTATGTGCCGGATGCCGGCCACAGCCGGTTGATCAAGCTGTGCCAGGCTGATCCGGACATGCACACGGTCTCCCTGACCACCGAGGAGGAAGGCATCGCCCTTGCCGCCGGTGCCTGGCTGGGCGGGCAGCGCGCGGCCCTGCTGATGCAGAGCAGCGGCGTCGGCAATTGCGTGAACATGCTCTCGCTGGCGAAATCCTGCCGCTTTCCGCTGCTGACGCTGGTGACGATGCGCGGCGAATGGGCGGAGTTCAACCCCTGGCAGCTGCCGATGAGTCAGGCCACGCCGCAATCCTTCGAGATGATGGGCGGGCTGGTCTATCGCGCCGACACGCCGGAAGAAGTGGCGGAGACCGTCGAGGCCGCCGCCGACATCGCCTTCAATGGCGACAGCGTCGCCGCCGTGCTGCTGGGGCAGCGCCTGATCGGCCGCAAGCAATGGGTGAAGAAATGA
- a CDS encoding DMT family transporter: protein MTDSRVTAPPGASPLPAPLPASGFVLLVLLTLFWGINWPAMKLALTGIAPFTFRTICLFVGGFSLLAFALAKRQTIRIAAADLKPLLIASLLNVTGWHLFSAYGLLQVQAGRGAIIAFTMPIWASILASLVLKEAFTLRKLIGLVLGIGGLAVLIGPEMARLGAAPIGSLLMLGAALTWAMGTIVTKRQSWQIGTVALTGWQLTLGGLPIFLGALLIDPAPDFAGLRGEVLWAALYAALIPMIFCHWAWFRIVDLFPASIAAIGTLAIPVVGVLSSALVLGEPIGLTEIAALLLVMAGLSVVLLRR, encoded by the coding sequence TTGACCGACTCGCGTGTCACCGCGCCGCCAGGTGCGTCTCCCCTGCCTGCGCCCCTGCCGGCGAGCGGTTTCGTACTGCTGGTGCTGCTCACGCTGTTCTGGGGGATCAACTGGCCGGCGATGAAGCTGGCGCTGACCGGCATCGCGCCCTTTACCTTCCGCACAATCTGCCTGTTCGTCGGCGGCTTCTCGCTGCTGGCTTTCGCGCTGGCGAAGCGCCAGACCATCCGCATCGCCGCGGCGGACCTGAAGCCGCTGCTGATTGCCAGCCTGCTGAACGTCACCGGCTGGCACCTGTTCTCAGCCTATGGGCTGCTGCAGGTACAGGCGGGGCGGGGAGCCATCATCGCCTTCACCATGCCGATCTGGGCCTCAATCCTGGCCAGCCTGGTGCTGAAGGAGGCCTTCACGCTGCGCAAGCTCATCGGGCTTGTCCTCGGCATTGGCGGGCTGGCGGTGCTGATCGGGCCGGAGATGGCCCGGCTGGGCGCCGCCCCCATCGGTTCGCTGCTGATGCTGGGCGCGGCCCTGACCTGGGCGATGGGCACCATCGTGACCAAGCGGCAAAGCTGGCAGATCGGCACCGTGGCGCTGACCGGCTGGCAGCTGACCCTTGGCGGCCTGCCAATCTTCCTCGGCGCGCTGCTCATCGATCCGGCGCCCGATTTCGCCGGGCTGCGCGGCGAAGTGCTGTGGGCGGCACTCTATGCCGCGCTGATCCCGATGATCTTCTGCCACTGGGCCTGGTTCCGCATCGTCGATCTGTTTCCGGCCAGCATTGCCGCCATCGGCACGCTGGCGATCCCGGTGGTTGGCGTGCTGTCGAGTGCCCTGGTACTGGGCGAGCCTATCGGGCTGACCGAGATCGCCGCCCTCCTGCTCGTCATGGCCGGGCTGTCCGTGGTGCTGCTGCGGCGCTGA